The Saprospiraceae bacterium genome includes a window with the following:
- a CDS encoding type II toxin-antitoxin system PemK/MazF family toxin, which translates to MQINQYEIWIADLNPKIGSEAGKVRPVLVIQTNLLNKINHPSTIICPLTTNVQVESNILRVHLKKGMANLNEDCDIMMDQIRSIDNKRLIKKVGSLPLEPIKKIKTSIPIIFDLE; encoded by the coding sequence ATGCAGATTAATCAGTATGAAATCTGGATTGCTGATTTAAACCCTAAAATAGGCAGTGAAGCCGGAAAAGTCAGACCTGTTTTAGTAATTCAGACCAATTTACTGAACAAAATAAATCATCCTTCCACAATCATTTGTCCGTTGACAACAAATGTGCAAGTTGAATCCAATATTTTAAGAGTTCATCTGAAAAAGGGTATGGCAAATCTAAATGAAGATTGTGATATTATGATGGATCAGATAAGATCTATTGACAATAAAAGACTGATCAAAAAAGTGGGTAGCTTACCTCTGGAGCCAATAAAAAAAATTAAGACAAGTATACCTATCATATTTGATTTGGAATAG
- a CDS encoding aldo/keto reductase, with amino-acid sequence MITFSRLIAGVMKWGAWGAGLNALEMAKLIEKCLEYDINSFDHADIYGGYTTEKEFGDAFALTNIPREKIKLITKCGIMMPCPMRPQYNIKHYNTSASHILSSVDQSLINLNTDYIDLLLIHRPSPIMDFRQIADTFSALLESGKVRSFGVSNFTPWQCDALAEHFPIVANQVEISLSRPDALYDGTLANCTKHKMIPMAWSPMAGDVLFSKNQTTENQSKLSDFERIAHKYGWTLPELALHFLLHHPANIYPVIGTSNAGRVKEAVGTLSARITDEQWFEILEVVRGREVE; translated from the coding sequence ATGATAACATTCTCTCGTCTCATAGCAGGTGTAATGAAGTGGGGAGCCTGGGGCGCCGGATTAAATGCCTTGGAAATGGCTAAACTAATTGAAAAATGTCTTGAATACGACATTAATAGTTTTGATCATGCAGATATCTATGGCGGCTATACTACTGAAAAAGAATTTGGTGATGCTTTCGCGCTAACCAATATACCCCGTGAAAAAATCAAACTAATCACCAAGTGTGGCATCATGATGCCATGCCCTATGCGACCGCAATACAATATTAAACACTATAATACTTCTGCATCCCACATCCTTTCATCTGTGGATCAAAGTCTGATAAATTTAAATACAGATTATATTGACTTATTGTTAATTCACCGCCCAAGCCCCATCATGGACTTCCGGCAAATTGCAGATACTTTTTCGGCGCTGCTGGAATCCGGTAAAGTCAGATCCTTTGGCGTCTCCAATTTTACACCCTGGCAATGCGATGCATTAGCGGAACATTTTCCGATAGTAGCCAATCAGGTGGAGATTTCTCTCTCCCGTCCTGACGCATTATATGACGGCACTTTAGCCAACTGTACAAAACATAAAATGATCCCGATGGCCTGGTCACCAATGGCAGGTGATGTCCTTTTCTCTAAAAACCAAACAACAGAAAATCAATCAAAATTATCAGACTTCGAGCGCATTGCTCACAAATACGGCTGGACACTCCCTGAACTGGCTTTACACTTCCTGCTTCATCATCCTGCCAACATTTATCCTGTGATAGGTACATCCAATGCAGGTCGTGTAAAAGAGGCCGTTGGAACGCTTTCTGCACGTATCACGGATGAGCAGTGGTTTGAGATACTGGAGGTAGTGAGAGGGAGAGAGGTGGAGTGA
- a CDS encoding IS4 family transposase produces the protein MVINAFEQIGQFIAITPARTHDKKFLELLDVKPHSLMVFDRAYNHYLQFAKWSQNKVFFITRKKSNAKYTIVSTIENPSLKGKEHGVHKDQIIELQYKENKEEKVLRLRLITYYDEKGMPYAFLTNSFEELTAEEVAACYKKRWDIELLFKKLKQNFQLHYFYGENETAIKTQIWCTLIAQLLLTVIQKQNAPQKAFSTVACTVRIHLISMLDLVETVKAKNKYYEKEDPLVGQQDIFGNTLTSRRIRKRQKKKEDTRGHLQKSDENKKNTIDNQSVNSS, from the coding sequence ATGGTCATCAACGCCTTTGAACAAATAGGCCAGTTTATCGCCATCACACCGGCTAGAACACATGACAAGAAATTTTTGGAGTTACTGGACGTTAAACCACACAGCTTGATGGTATTTGACCGAGCCTACAATCACTATCTTCAGTTTGCCAAATGGTCACAAAACAAGGTCTTCTTCATCACCCGTAAAAAGTCAAATGCTAAATATACCATCGTAAGTACGATCGAAAATCCATCCTTAAAAGGCAAGGAACACGGTGTACATAAAGATCAAATCATAGAATTGCAATACAAAGAGAACAAAGAAGAAAAAGTACTACGCTTAAGACTAATAACTTATTACGATGAGAAAGGGATGCCTTACGCCTTCTTAACAAATAGTTTTGAAGAACTAACTGCGGAAGAAGTAGCTGCTTGTTACAAAAAAAGATGGGATATTGAGCTTTTATTTAAGAAGTTAAAACAAAATTTTCAGCTCCATTACTTTTATGGAGAAAACGAAACAGCAATCAAAACACAAATTTGGTGCACCCTCATAGCCCAATTATTATTAACGGTCATACAAAAGCAAAATGCACCACAGAAAGCTTTTTCTACAGTAGCCTGTACAGTCCGAATTCACCTAATCAGCATGCTAGATTTGGTAGAAACTGTAAAAGCGAAGAACAAATATTATGAAAAAGAAGATCCATTGGTTGGACAGCAAGATATTTTTGGAAATACCCTGACATCAAGAAGGATTCGTAAACGGCAAAAGAAAAAAGAAGATACAAGGGGTCACCTTCAAAAATCAGATGAAAACAAGAAAAATACCATTGATAATCAAAGTGTTAACTCAAGTTGA
- a CDS encoding DUF4372 domain-containing protein translates to MDKDTTIKFVGQPIFAQIIKMVSKTVFSQLVSKHQSDRYYKEFKTWDHFVSLMFAILSRCDSIAEIIDGMVGLSGKLQYLSLGKVPAKSTFSDGMRKRSDKFFEDLYFALVKEYSSFLSDSKTLGKQFQQMLLIDSTTIRLFTEVLKGVGRNRKDDGKKKVELRYTWSSTPLNK, encoded by the coding sequence ATGGACAAAGATACGACGATAAAATTTGTCGGACAGCCGATTTTCGCTCAAATCATAAAAATGGTGAGCAAAACAGTATTTAGCCAATTAGTATCGAAACATCAAAGCGACCGCTATTACAAAGAATTTAAGACATGGGATCATTTTGTGTCTCTGATGTTTGCTATCTTGAGTCGATGTGATTCGATTGCTGAAATCATAGATGGAATGGTGGGTTTATCAGGTAAATTACAGTATTTAAGTCTCGGGAAAGTACCTGCGAAGAGTACATTCAGCGATGGGATGCGAAAGAGATCGGATAAATTTTTTGAGGACTTGTACTTTGCCTTGGTCAAAGAGTATTCATCGTTTTTGTCGGACAGCAAGACTCTAGGCAAACAGTTTCAGCAGATGCTACTTATAGATTCAACTACTATCCGATTATTTACCGAAGTACTCAAAGGAGTAGGCCGTAATCGCAAAGATGATGGAAAGAAAAAGGTGGAGCTAAGGTACACATGGTCATCAACGCCTTTGAACAAATAG
- a CDS encoding tetratricopeptide repeat protein, whose amino-acid sequence MNIHRYSFLIIGILFALSCSENKTGKEGFVTSGDPEIDRLTLELQKNDKDPKLYAMRGTKYYEKESFDNAIVDFKQAIRLDSLNPIYYHQLADTYLDYYNSKDAIGTLLQVLQMYPERIPTLLKLAEFKHIVEDYDGSILTLNEVVRLDPQNAESYFMLGMNFRALGDRERAINSFQTAVENDSQLTDAWLILGDLYEEKKDPKALKYYESAILSNPNSMEALHSKAFYLQNHGKIQEAKQIYRDIILQDKNYEAAYLNSGVLYMEQDSLDLAYEQFNILAGVNPKNYMGFYMRAQVEEKRGKPEAAKRDYESAYNLNPKDEKLTEALNNINKLLAKNPN is encoded by the coding sequence ATGAATATTCATCGTTATAGTTTTTTAATAATCGGGATCCTTTTTGCACTTTCCTGTTCCGAAAACAAAACAGGGAAGGAAGGATTCGTCACTTCCGGTGATCCGGAAATTGATCGCCTTACACTTGAACTACAAAAAAATGATAAAGATCCTAAGCTTTACGCAATGCGTGGGACGAAATATTATGAAAAAGAATCCTTTGATAATGCTATCGTAGATTTCAAACAAGCCATTCGACTGGATTCGCTGAATCCCATTTATTATCACCAACTAGCAGATACCTATCTTGATTATTATAACAGCAAAGATGCTATCGGCACGCTGCTTCAGGTTTTACAAATGTATCCCGAAAGGATTCCGACGTTACTCAAGCTCGCTGAATTCAAACATATCGTAGAAGATTATGATGGCTCTATATTAACATTAAATGAAGTCGTCAGATTAGATCCGCAAAATGCAGAATCGTATTTTATGCTGGGAATGAATTTCAGAGCTTTGGGAGACAGAGAAAGAGCAATCAACAGTTTTCAGACTGCAGTAGAAAATGACTCCCAACTAACAGATGCATGGCTTATATTGGGTGATCTGTATGAAGAAAAAAAGGATCCGAAAGCATTGAAGTATTATGAGAGTGCCATTCTAAGCAATCCAAATTCCATGGAAGCGCTGCACTCCAAAGCTTTTTATCTACAGAATCATGGTAAAATTCAGGAAGCAAAACAGATATACAGAGACATCATTCTCCAGGATAAAAACTATGAAGCAGCCTATCTGAATTCCGGTGTTTTGTATATGGAGCAGGATTCACTTGACCTGGCTTACGAACAATTTAATATACTCGCAGGGGTTAATCCAAAAAATTATATGGGTTTTTATATGAGAGCTCAGGTGGAAGAAAAAAGAGGAAAACCGGAAGCAGCCAAACGTGATTACGAATCCGCCTATAATCTGAATCCAAAGGATGAAAAACTGACAGAAGCATTAAATAACATCAATAAGCTATTGGCTAAAAATCCGAATTGA
- a CDS encoding alpha/beta hydrolase — protein MYKFILFAFTTFLLFSCAKDEPIVDDMINKICLSDRYVTDQFTDITVTTVKYGNNKTTIGIPIDLFMDVYEPTGDTLSKRPVIIWAFGGAFVGGDRKQLAENARAAARLGYVSACIDYRLLNIFTQWPIDSVKSLDIAVKASTDMKAAIRHFRKDAATINMFKIDPDMIIIGGVSAGAITAIQAAYFDAGDNTDPKIKAVVDANGGIEGTSGDAENLKYSSKVQGVINLSGGIYRTDFIDAGEPPIISFHGDADEVVPYKYDFVRLSGVDIIPLYGSYEIDKRAKQIGLKTSLTTVPDGGHDNIYTDNKFSTQLEMFLKASYTFNKSIVCGN, from the coding sequence ATGTATAAATTTATCCTGTTCGCCTTTACGACATTTTTATTATTCTCATGTGCAAAAGACGAGCCAATAGTCGATGATATGATTAACAAAATCTGCCTTTCAGACAGATATGTAACAGATCAGTTTACAGATATTACTGTCACTACAGTTAAATATGGTAACAATAAAACGACGATTGGTATTCCTATAGATTTGTTCATGGATGTATATGAACCAACAGGGGACACGCTCAGTAAGAGACCTGTCATCATCTGGGCGTTTGGAGGAGCCTTCGTTGGCGGAGATAGAAAACAACTCGCAGAAAATGCCCGTGCAGCTGCAAGATTAGGCTATGTGAGTGCTTGTATAGATTATCGTTTGCTCAATATATTCACACAATGGCCAATTGACTCGGTCAAATCATTGGATATTGCGGTGAAAGCTTCAACGGATATGAAAGCAGCGATCCGTCATTTTCGCAAAGATGCAGCGACAATCAATATGTTTAAAATAGACCCCGACATGATAATCATAGGTGGTGTTTCGGCTGGTGCTATTACGGCTATTCAGGCTGCTTATTTTGATGCAGGTGATAATACAGACCCAAAAATAAAAGCAGTCGTGGATGCGAATGGCGGTATAGAAGGAACTTCCGGTGATGCTGAAAATCTGAAGTATTCTTCAAAAGTTCAGGGCGTCATCAATCTTTCCGGAGGTATTTACAGGACTGATTTCATAGATGCCGGCGAGCCGCCAATCATCAGCTTTCATGGCGATGCAGATGAAGTTGTTCCATACAAATATGATTTCGTGAGACTGTCCGGTGTTGATATTATTCCATTGTACGGCAGTTATGAAATAGACAAAAGAGCAAAACAAATTGGTCTTAAAACAAGCCTGACAACGGTGCCCGACGGTGGACATGATAATATTTACACCGATAATAAATTCAGCACACAGTTGGAAATGTTTTTAAAGGCATCCTATACATTCAATAAATCAATCGTTTGCGGTAACTAA
- a CDS encoding MBL fold metallo-hydrolase translates to MKIKFCGAAQFVTGSSHLIELEDGFKILLDCGMFQGKGQKIWDWNNEWYFSPQELDCLILSHAHIDHSGRLPKLVKDGFEGPIYSTHATRSITAVMLMDSAGIQEKDVEWHNKKILKKRRKDYSKVRTPLYTTENVLPTMDLFVSYPYDKWEKIHDNVHILFRDAGHILGSASVTLKINENGKEIIVGFTGDIGRPDRPILRDPKPMPEVDYLICESTYGDRVHESTPEQSEMFLEIIKHTCIDKKGKLIIPAFSLGRTQEIVYMLDRMENAGILPHIPVYVDSPLAVNVTNIFNLHPECFDADLNEYILKDSNPFGFNNLTYIRDVAGSKALNNSKEPCIIISASGMMNAGRIKHHLFNNIENPDNTFLIVGYCTPDTPGGLLRAGAETIMIFDEEKMVRAEVAIMDSFSAHGDKNEMFNFIQNQLGRVKKIFLVHGEKETQSQFKGFLNAKGFEDVEIPAAGDVYDHITNQIFR, encoded by the coding sequence ATGAAAATAAAATTTTGTGGTGCTGCGCAGTTTGTAACAGGGAGCTCACACCTGATTGAGTTGGAAGATGGGTTTAAAATCTTACTTGATTGTGGAATGTTTCAGGGCAAAGGACAAAAAATCTGGGATTGGAACAATGAATGGTACTTTTCACCTCAGGAATTAGATTGTCTGATTTTATCGCATGCGCACATAGACCATTCCGGCAGATTACCTAAGCTGGTTAAAGACGGCTTTGAAGGACCTATCTACTCAACACATGCGACCAGAAGTATTACAGCAGTTATGCTTATGGACAGCGCAGGTATTCAGGAAAAAGATGTAGAGTGGCACAATAAAAAAATACTTAAAAAGCGAAGAAAAGATTATTCAAAAGTACGAACTCCGCTTTATACAACAGAAAACGTTCTCCCAACGATGGATTTATTTGTTTCGTATCCATATGATAAATGGGAAAAAATTCATGATAACGTTCACATACTTTTCAGAGATGCCGGCCATATACTGGGTAGTGCATCTGTAACGCTTAAAATCAATGAAAACGGTAAAGAAATAATTGTTGGTTTTACGGGTGACATAGGAAGACCGGACAGACCTATACTAAGAGACCCAAAACCCATGCCGGAAGTAGATTATCTTATTTGTGAATCGACTTATGGAGACAGAGTCCACGAATCTACCCCTGAACAATCAGAAATGTTTTTGGAAATTATCAAACACACCTGTATTGACAAAAAAGGGAAACTTATCATTCCGGCTTTCAGTTTGGGTCGTACACAGGAAATTGTGTATATGCTCGACCGTATGGAAAATGCCGGCATTTTACCTCATATTCCGGTATATGTGGATAGTCCGTTGGCAGTTAATGTTACAAATATATTTAATCTCCATCCGGAATGCTTTGATGCAGATTTAAATGAATATATTCTGAAGGACAGCAATCCTTTTGGTTTCAACAATCTCACTTATATCAGGGATGTAGCTGGATCCAAAGCCCTGAATAATTCTAAAGAACCGTGCATTATCATCAGTGCATCCGGCATGATGAATGCCGGTAGAATAAAACACCACCTTTTTAATAACATAGAAAATCCGGATAATACCTTTCTGATTGTGGGATATTGTACACCGGATACACCGGGAGGCTTGCTTCGTGCAGGTGCAGAAACGATCATGATATTTGATGAAGAAAAAATGGTGAGAGCCGAGGTAGCAATTATGGATTCGTTTTCAGCACACGGTGATAAAAACGAAATGTTTAATTTTATACAAAACCAGTTAGGAAGGGTCAAAAAGATCTTTTTGGTTCATGGTGAAAAGGAAACACAATCTCAATTTAAAGGATTTTTGAATGCCAAAGGATTTGAAGATGTGGAAATTCCGGCAGCAGGAGATGTTTATGACCATATTACAAATCAAATTTTTAGATAA
- a CDS encoding RNA polymerase sigma factor — protein sequence MEDKTIISGCKNGQDSAYKSLIQKYSATLMAVCLRYMKDRELAKDVLQESLIKIFRNIGQFQEKGSFRNWMITIVVNTCLKEIKKYRHLEDINTVLTYENSEMSAVDALNIQDLLNILSQLPDMQRIIFNLHAVEGYSHAEIAAMLDIAESSSRVYLTRARQYLQKMTNSIEYHKKII from the coding sequence TTGGAAGACAAAACCATTATATCAGGTTGTAAAAATGGACAGGATTCAGCATATAAATCATTGATCCAAAAATATTCTGCGACCCTTATGGCGGTTTGTCTAAGATATATGAAGGACAGAGAACTTGCAAAAGACGTATTGCAAGAGAGTTTGATCAAAATCTTTAGAAACATAGGTCAATTTCAGGAGAAAGGAAGCTTTCGGAATTGGATGATAACGATAGTTGTAAATACTTGTCTAAAAGAGATAAAAAAATATCGCCATCTTGAAGACATAAATACGGTTTTAACCTATGAAAATTCTGAAATGTCGGCTGTTGATGCCTTGAATATTCAGGATTTGCTTAATATTCTAAGTCAGCTTCCTGATATGCAACGAATCATATTTAACCTACATGCAGTGGAAGGATATAGTCATGCAGAAATTGCAGCTATGTTGGATATTGCAGAATCATCAAGTCGGGTTTATCTTACAAGAGCACGGCAATATTTACAAAAAATGACAAATAGCATTGAATACCACAAAAAAATCATATAA
- a CDS encoding T9SS type A sorting domain-containing protein, producing MKTNFLPTFLLMVMCLFTETILNAQTALCKPLISKSTGSTNCTATIEFEDIDDGSSDYDLYSLSEMTFNGPGTFVLTLTVSKNNGSSSTCESTISVIDDVKPIPFVKSQVFVRLDMDNTKTLTPDIFDLGSSDNCTGISHFTITPFEVTCDDISPVQVELRVYDHAGNWDYANVLVNLSNSQNPISAIVCNSEITVILSEGESEEIFTNMVLEGGPYKCWENYNLDILENNIVRPDNFVTFNDIQKNLIVRVTDIISNTPCWANLIVTGENCAVINICDTKSKCTPEGECNSGHSLEDDVEWPCDLELNGVSGDVFNNPTPEALAALTSQSINDFVPVLYNGDAECNKTVAKSYYDIFINFGLGRLITRTWNVIHWPTGETFIYVQKISLNTPEIDNCKICDTLAWNTPVTDCTGGHSNTDAVEWPADVYLNEKRFSPTDLSHNPEINPKDVMPALSEACKTIFQVSFSDIIFNSIPDSLIVDRTWTLFNTVTQEVHSYIQRLYVVNPLSFGSSMVCVRQLNGNPLNDVTLYSGNSIENGPCKEFIIDPAHTLVKPIKESTDYFSGVDLADLIMLYEYILGIRTLGPSQLLAGDFNGTSGVTTLDVVLLTKMINGEQVDLSNWPSPWKFMYEELQPNLFNVRDYVILNQNSAPHSGHHFIGYKLGDINDSYLENNLQTIPVDVFDEIITAGETYTVPFYSNHFINANGIQFKVHKNGKTKILDVRSNFFEKFEITEFSTYYSVIGYNENFISKNILVDDLFLNITFSALKNSILSEALVLLDGDHHKFIIADTYAALPFKITFEDVISSSRNINRNPAISIYPNPVFDKLFINGLPEGNEVEILDIHGNQVNNSHTLTEGMIIVDQLIPGIYILNTKSKEGQYIVKRFVKI from the coding sequence ATGAAAACAAATTTTTTACCGACTTTTTTATTAATGGTTATGTGCTTATTTACTGAAACCATATTGAATGCACAGACTGCTCTTTGTAAACCTCTTATCTCCAAAAGCACAGGAAGTACAAATTGTACTGCAACTATAGAATTTGAAGATATTGACGATGGATCTTCTGACTATGATTTGTACAGCCTTAGCGAGATGACCTTTAACGGGCCCGGAACCTTTGTTTTAACTTTGACAGTGTCGAAAAATAACGGTTCGTCTTCGACATGCGAAAGCACTATTTCTGTGATTGATGATGTAAAACCAATTCCATTTGTAAAATCGCAGGTTTTTGTAAGATTGGATATGGACAATACAAAAACACTTACGCCTGATATCTTTGATTTAGGGTCATCAGATAATTGTACCGGAATTTCTCATTTTACTATTACGCCTTTTGAAGTCACATGTGATGATATTAGTCCTGTTCAGGTTGAGTTGAGAGTTTACGACCATGCCGGCAACTGGGATTATGCAAATGTGTTGGTAAATCTTTCAAATTCGCAAAATCCAATATCTGCAATAGTTTGTAATTCTGAAATTACCGTCATACTTTCAGAAGGAGAAAGTGAAGAAATTTTTACCAACATGGTTTTGGAGGGGGGGCCTTATAAATGTTGGGAAAACTATAATCTGGATATACTTGAAAACAACATTGTCCGACCTGACAATTTCGTCACGTTCAATGATATTCAAAAAAATCTTATAGTCAGAGTAACGGATATTATTTCAAACACCCCGTGTTGGGCTAATCTTATCGTTACAGGAGAAAACTGTGCGGTTATAAACATTTGTGATACAAAGTCCAAATGTACCCCTGAAGGTGAATGTAATAGTGGACATAGTTTGGAAGACGATGTCGAATGGCCATGTGACCTTGAACTGAATGGCGTTTCCGGAGATGTGTTTAACAATCCAACTCCCGAAGCACTAGCAGCACTCACTTCTCAGAGTATCAATGATTTTGTTCCTGTATTGTACAATGGAGATGCTGAGTGTAACAAAACAGTTGCAAAATCTTACTACGATATTTTTATAAATTTTGGTTTGGGAAGATTGATTACCCGAACCTGGAATGTGATTCATTGGCCGACAGGAGAAACTTTTATTTATGTACAAAAAATATCCTTAAACACTCCAGAAATTGATAATTGTAAAATATGTGATACTTTGGCTTGGAATACACCCGTTACTGATTGTACCGGAGGTCATAGTAATACAGATGCAGTAGAATGGCCTGCCGACGTTTATCTGAACGAAAAGAGATTTTCTCCAACAGACTTATCCCATAATCCGGAAATTAATCCTAAGGATGTAATGCCGGCTTTGAGTGAAGCTTGTAAAACGATTTTTCAGGTATCTTTTTCAGACATAATATTTAATTCTATACCTGACAGTTTAATAGTAGATCGTACCTGGACATTATTCAATACGGTTACACAGGAAGTACATTCATACATTCAAAGATTATATGTAGTGAACCCACTGTCTTTTGGTAGCAGTATGGTATGCGTTCGTCAATTGAACGGGAATCCTTTAAATGATGTCACTTTGTACTCAGGCAATAGCATTGAAAATGGACCTTGTAAAGAATTTATAATTGATCCTGCTCATACTTTGGTGAAACCGATCAAAGAAAGTACAGATTATTTCTCTGGTGTCGATCTGGCAGATTTGATTATGTTGTATGAATATATTCTCGGTATCCGTACGCTTGGACCTAGTCAGTTGTTAGCTGGTGACTTTAATGGCACTTCAGGTGTTACAACTTTGGATGTAGTCCTTTTGACAAAAATGATTAATGGTGAACAGGTAGATCTCTCAAATTGGCCATCACCATGGAAATTTATGTATGAAGAATTACAACCAAATTTGTTTAATGTGCGGGACTATGTAATTCTGAATCAAAATAGTGCACCACATTCCGGTCATCATTTTATTGGCTATAAATTGGGGGACATTAATGATTCATATTTAGAAAATAATCTCCAAACAATCCCGGTAGATGTATTTGATGAGATTATAACTGCTGGTGAAACATACACTGTACCGTTTTATTCCAATCATTTTATTAACGCAAACGGGATTCAATTTAAGGTCCACAAAAATGGCAAAACTAAAATTTTGGATGTCAGAAGTAACTTTTTCGAAAAATTTGAAATAACCGAATTCAGTACTTATTATTCTGTTATCGGCTATAATGAAAATTTTATATCAAAAAATATTCTGGTAGATGATTTATTTTTAAATATCACTTTCAGCGCTCTGAAGAACAGCATTTTAAGTGAAGCACTTGTTTTATTGGACGGTGATCACCACAAATTTATAATTGCTGATACCTATGCAGCTCTTCCATTTAAAATAACTTTTGAAGATGTCATAAGTTCCAGCCGGAATATCAATCGAAATCCTGCGATTTCTATTTACCCAAATCCTGTCTTTGATAAATTGTTTATTAATGGATTACCGGAAGGAAATGAGGTTGAAATTTTGGACATACACGGCAATCAGGTAAACAATTCTCATACTTTAACGGAAGGTATGATTATTGTTGATCAATTAATTCCCGGTATATATATATTGAATACCAAATCAAAAGAAGGACAATACATTGTAAAAAGATTTGTTAAGATTTGA
- a CDS encoding flavin reductase family protein, producing the protein MKRKIVPSETATKDLHQFIIGSVAPRPIAFVSTLDENGIQNLAPYSFFNAFSSNPPILVFSSNRRVTNNSTKDTLHNVMFSKEAVINMVSYDIVRQMSLASVEFPSDVSEFGKVGLTPVASEYVSAPSVLESPVNMECKVKEIIPLGDKGGAGHLIICEVVLIKISEDVFTDGKLDPHKLDLMGRMGRNYYVRASGSALIEIYQSVTEIPLGFDGLPKHIVNSRILTGNDIGALASLKTLPSEDEILEILELNPEVKTIADSMDTETIHQFAAELIRNQQIELALALLCS; encoded by the coding sequence ATGAAAAGAAAAATAGTTCCATCTGAAACCGCAACTAAAGACCTGCATCAATTTATTATCGGATCTGTAGCACCCCGTCCTATTGCTTTTGTCAGTACCTTGGATGAAAACGGGATTCAAAATCTGGCACCTTACAGTTTTTTTAACGCCTTCAGCTCCAATCCACCTATTCTGGTCTTTTCGTCAAATCGAAGAGTTACCAATAATTCAACTAAAGATACTCTTCACAATGTCATGTTTTCCAAAGAAGCTGTCATTAATATGGTTTCTTATGATATCGTCAGACAAATGTCATTAGCGTCTGTAGAGTTTCCATCTGATGTTAGTGAGTTTGGAAAAGTAGGATTGACACCCGTAGCATCAGAATATGTATCAGCACCTTCTGTACTCGAATCTCCGGTAAACATGGAGTGTAAGGTAAAAGAAATTATTCCACTCGGAGATAAAGGCGGAGCAGGGCATCTGATAATATGCGAAGTTGTCCTTATTAAAATATCTGAAGATGTATTTACAGACGGAAAACTTGATCCACATAAATTAGATCTGATGGGCAGAATGGGCAGAAATTATTATGTACGGGCCAGTGGGTCGGCCTTAATCGAAATATATCAGTCTGTAACTGAAATTCCATTGGGATTTGATGGTCTGCCAAAACATATCGTGAATAGCCGGATACTGACCGGGAATGATATTGGAGCATTGGCATCTTTAAAAACATTACCATCGGAAGATGAGATTCTTGAGATATTGGAATTAAATCCGGAAGTTAAAACTATTGCAGATTCAATGGATACAGAAACAATCCATCAGTTTGCAGCAGAATTAATAAGGAATCAGCAAATTGAATTAGCCCTTGCTTTACTTTGTTCGTAA